Proteins encoded by one window of Cydia pomonella isolate Wapato2018A unplaced genomic scaffold, ilCydPomo1 PGA_scaffold_160, whole genome shotgun sequence:
- the LOC133533368 gene encoding uncharacterized protein LOC133533368: MASDSEDTLDGSRREHIQVRRKRRRLEVLPPCQRPRKKTRRNVPAATWSVECVAPIDTATPVFERPSEVLEGQPVPPVEAIPPQGVTLNEVLQLISSLQGGNKDKAHHLNNSQLNNVVPEFDPSSKAQSIDSWIHKVNECVKIYDWNEKQAIHFALQKLTGLAKKWFESLPSVVYSWDEWQTKLKKAFPNEQNYGRLLEEMLARTTRAGEHYREYFYDKLTLLYRCEIREKKAVQCIVHGILDKSVRNGAQTLNCEEPEDLLDYLNSQRPPDVSFIRKHNEVGPKQNSSASPSDETPMTCFNCREKGHSFINCPQPIVKCQKCHRVGHDSASCKLNPLHLRNDSKSSKTTVAEERKVL, encoded by the coding sequence ATGGCGTCCGATTCCGAAGATACGTTGGATGGTTCACGACGCGAGCACATTCAAGTTAGACGCAAGAGGAGAAGACTAGAGGTGCTGCCGCCATGCCAACGACCAAGAAAGAAGACCCGCAGGAATGTTCCAGCGGCAACTTGGTCTGTCGAGTGTGTTGCCCCAATTGATACTGCCACGCCGGTATTTGAACGGCCTTCTGAGGTACTAGAAGGACAGCCAGTTCCACCGGTTGAGGCAATCCCACCACAAGGAGTCACGTTGAACGAGGTACTACAGCTTATTAGTTCTTTGCAAGGAGGGAACAAAGACAAGGCACATCACTTAAATAACAGTCAATTAAATAATGTGGTACCAGAATTTGATCCCTCCAGCAAAGCGCAAAGCATAGATAGCTGGATTCATAAAGTtaatgaatgtgttaaaatatatGATTGGAACGAGAAGCAGGCCATACATTTTGCACTTCAAAAACTTACGGGACTTGCAAAAAAATGGTTCGAGTCTTTACCATCCGTTGTATATAGCTGGGACGAATGGCAAACGAAACTTAAAAAGGCTTTCCCCAACGAACAAAATTATGGTCGGCTTCTCGAAGAAATGCTAGCTCGAACCACGCGTGCTGGTGAGCATTATCGTGAGTATTTCTATGATAAGCTAACTTTACTATACAGGTGCGAGATCAGAGAAAAGAAGGCTGTACAATGTATAGTACATGGCATATTAGATAAGTCCGTTAGGAACGGTGCCCAAACTTTAAATTGTGAGGAACCGGAAGATTTGTTAGATTACCTCAACTCGCAACGACCCCCTGACGTGTCTTTTATTCGAAAGCATAATGAAGTCGGGCCTAAGCAGAACTCTTCTGCGAGTCCTTCAGACGAAACCCCTATGACTTGCTTTAATTGTCGCGAGAAAGGACATTCTTTTATTAACTGTCCTCAACCTATagtaaaatgtcaaaaatgccaCCGGGTAGGTCACGACTCTGCATCTTGCAAACTCAATCCTTTACACCTTAGGAATGATAGCAAAAGTAGCAAGACAACAGTTGCCGAAGAGCGTAAAGTTCTTTAG